A stretch of DNA from Brevibacterium sp. CBA3109:
TGCTCCTGGCCTTCGCCGGCATCTCCGTCATCGTAGCGATACTGGTGGTGTCCAACACCTTCTCCGTGATCGTGGCCGGGCGCAGACGTGAACTGGCGCTGTTGCGCTGCCTGGGAGCCTCACGCCTTCAGCTCTACGGGTCTGTGGTCACAGACGGGGCCTTGGTCGGGTTGCTGGGGTCGATCGTCGGTGCGGCTGTCGGGGCAGGCTTCAGCTTCGGCCTCGCGGCAGGAGCGAAACAGATCTGGCCCAACGAGTTTGACTATCTGAGCCTGAGCGTTCCAGCCTCGGCGCTGTTGATCGGCATTGCCGTTGGGGTGCTTCTCACTGTGTTCGCCACCATCCGACCAGCTCGCAGTGCCATCGCGGTGACGCCGCTGGAAGCGCTGCAGCCCGTCGACGAGTCCCTGTCTGCTTCGCGCCACGGCAGGCTGCGTCACATCTTCGGGTGGTCGAGCATCGGCCTCGGAGTCGTGCTCCTTCTCGCCTCTGTCTGTCTGATCGAGAGATCACAGGTGTGGATCCTGGGCGGAGCACTCGGGGGCGCACTTCTCGTCTTCGGCCTTATCCTGTGCTCGGTGATGATCATTCCGCCCATCGTCGGTGCGATCGGCGAACTGATCTTCAGGCCCTTCGGCATCCCGGGTCGACTGGCGACTCTGAACACCCTGCGCAATCCCCGTCGAACAGCGGCGACAGCAACCGCACTCATTATCGGTGTCACCCTGGTGGCAACCATTCTGGTCGGTGGAATGTCCACTAAGGCGACGCTGGGGTTCGGCCTCGACCAGCGGTATCCCGTCGACATCGCTGTGCCGCTCGACACCGCGGTCGACCGTGACGAAGCAGCTGGCTTACGTGACATCGCGGGCGTGGAGGCCGTCGTCGTCGCTCATCGGGCACAGGTGCTCGGCGAACTCGGGGATCCGTCCCCGGAGCTCTACGGCATCGATCCTGATTCCGCGCGGACCGTGCTCAGCGAGGGCGCCGAGGTGCCGGTTCCGGGGAAAGTGCTCGTCCCCGACGATTTCGCTCCCGACAGCATCCGCATCAAGGGCCTCACCGAGGCGACGGTACCGGTTGAAAAGTCCGGCGACTCGAGCCTGGTGTTCTTCACCACCCCAGATGTCGGCAACGATCTGGGCGTGTCCGCAACCTCCACTGCAGTTCTGGTCAAGGTCGATCCGAATGCCTCGGTCGCCGATATCTTCCGGATCCAACAGGATGTGGCTGAAGAACTCGACGTCACCAGTGACGACGTGGGTGGTTCAGCAGTGACCCGGGGCCAATACTCCGAAATCATCGACGTCTTCCTCATCGTTGCTGTGGCCCTGCTGTTCATCGCGGTCCTCATCGCCTTGCTCGGTGTCTCAAACACGGTGAGCTTGTCGGTGATCGAACGTCGGCGCGAGAACTCTCTGCTGCGGGCGCTGGGCCTGAGCATCTCCCAGCTCAGGTCGCTCCTCGCTCTCGAAGCCACTCTCATCTCCTCAGTGGCGGCAGTCATCGGCCTCCTCCTCGGCGGGGCACTCGGCATTGTCGGCACCCGGCTGATCTCCCACGACTATTCCCATCGGCTGATCGTTGACTGGTCGCTTCCCGCCACATTGGGCATCCTGCTGGTGGCGATCCTCGCCGGCCTGCTCTCCGCCTTGGCACCGGCCAGACGGGCCGCACAGCTGTCACCGGTCGAAGGACACAAACAGGAGAACTGACCCCGCCGAGGCTGATGCAGTGGTGAGGATGATAGAAATGCAGGCATGAAATCTGCGTGGGCATCTGTTCTGATCGTCATCGGAATCGTTGTCGCCGCATTCAACTTGCGTCCAGGCGTGACGGGACTGTCACCTCTGCTGGATGCCATGGGCGCCGAGATCCATCTCAGCGCGGTCTTTCTGGCAATCATCGGAATGCTGCCGCCGCTGCTCTACGGAATCAGCGGCTTCATCACACCACGGCTGTACAACCGCTTCTCTGGTCTGACGATCTCTCTGGCAGTCATGATCATGATCACGGCGGGTCTGGGCCTGCGTGCGGTTGTCGACTCTCCCGCGATCTTCCTGGCGCTCAGCATCCTCGCACTGCTGGGCATGGGCATCGGCAATGTGGTTGTGCCACCGATCGTGAAGTCCTACTTCCCTGATCGTGTCGCACTGATGTCGACAGTGCACGTGGGCCTGCTGCAGCTGGGGACATTCATCCCCCCGCTCGTGGCAGTGCCTCTGGCGTCGAAGTTCGAATGGCGAGGGTCACTGCTCGTGTGGGCTGCTTCCGCAGCAGTGGGGATCGCCGTCTGGGTCGTGATCGTCGTGCTCAAACCTGCACCCCGTTCTCAGGTCTCGGCCACAGTCGTCGGCGGAAGCGAACTTCTGCGACTGGTCAAGACCCGTCGTGCCTGGGCACTGATGACGATGACCGGGCTGACCTCCTTCAACAACTTCATCCTATTCACATGGCTGCCCACCCTGCTGACACGCTCGGGCTTCGACCCGGCATTCGCGGGAGCCATGCTCGCCCTTGTGACTGCCATCCCCCTCGTCCTCGGGTTCGTCCTGCCGCTTCTCGCACAGAAGATGTCCACCGCTTCACCGATCGTCATTGCCTTCTGCTGCTGCCTGGCCGCCGGGTACCTCGGTCTGTGGCTCATCCCCGAAGTCGCACCGGTGCTGTGGACGGTCCTGTTGGGCATCGGAATCTCGACGTTCCCACTGGCCCTGACACTGATCACCCTGCGCTCTCGCAGCGCCGAAGCCTCGGCAGCACTGTCGGGCTTCGTCCAAGGCGGCGGCTACCTGATGGCTGCGACCGGCCCGCTGATCTTCGCTTTCCTGATCCAGAATTTTGACGCTACGTGGCCCGCTTATGCCGTGGTACTGGCCTCCATCGCGGTGAAGTTCGCAGTCAGCTTCTCCGCCTGCCGCCCCGGCTCGATCTGATCTGGGCACCCCACGAGCCGAGAGGATGCTGAAGACGATGCTGAGGACTATGGCACCTGATTCGCCGTCGACAACCGGACACGAGTAATCTGATCGAGTGACCCCGGAACTTCTGCAGACCGCTCTGGCGCGTGCGCTGGCGAGCGCCGCCGCCGCACGAGGTATCGACAGCGGGCCTGTTGCGAGCCCGACCCTTCGCCGGTCGCAGGCACAGCGTCACGGTGACTGGGTCTCGACCATCGCACTGCGCAGTGCTGCGACTCTGCACACCGAGCCCAGGAGCCTGGCAGAGGAGATCGCGGCAATGCTGCGCGACTACGCCGGAGTGACCCGAGTCGACGTCGCTGGACCCGGGTTCCTCAACATTACTGTCAGTCCCAGCAGCCTCGCCCAGATCGCCGCTGACATCGTCAGCGCCGACACGCCATTCGGTCGAGATCATGACACGGCAGCGCGCATCGAAACCACAGTCAACTGTCGCCTCTCCTCCAGCTGCGAGCTGCAGGCGCTGCACCCCGCTGTGGGGACCGACGTCCTTCGCTTCACGGCCGCACGTGGCGCCGCAGCGTCATCGCATCTGGGCGATATGAGATTGCTGCGCAGGGCCCACCCGGACAACCCTGTGTACCTCGTCCAGTTTGCCCACGCCTCAGCCTGCCGAATCGAACGCCGTGCAACATCGGCTGGGATCGATGCCTCCGACTTCGATCCCTACACCCTGACCGATGACACTGAGACTGCGCTGGCTGCAGCGCTGGCCGACTTCATCACCACGACGGGCCGCGCCGCCTCCCTCGGCGAACCACAGCGCATCACCTGCCTCCTCGAAGCCGCATCCCAGCTGTTTCTGGACTGGGCGGACGCATGCCCCGTGACACCGAGCGTCGACGAGGACATCACGCGGCTCCACGCTTCCCGGCTGGTCCTCGACCGAGCCGCCATCATCGTCCTGGCCACAGGACTTCGACTACTGGGCGCCTGCGCCCCGGAGAGGATGTAATGCCTGCCCACATCGCCGGCACCATGCACGCCACACCCGCACCCGTGTGGTTGCCCTACCCCGAAGACGTCAACGCGCTCCTGCCCAGCCTGTGGTCGGACAATGTGACGAAGTCCGACTCCGGTGTTCTCACCGTCGCCGGGCACACAGTCACCGACCTCGCAGAACGCTACGGAACCCCGACCCTCGTCATGGACGTCGCTGACTTCACCGCCCGGGCCGAGAACTACGTCAGCGCCTACTCGGCCGCCTTCTCCGCAGACAAGGGCCTGGCCGGAGTCGACGTCTTCTATGCGGGAAAGGCATTCCTGTGCACCGCTGTCGCCCGGTGGGTCCATGAGGCAGGCCTTGGTCTCGACACCTGTTCCCTGGGAGAGATGATGGTGGCCCGGGCAGCAGGAGTTCCAGGCGACCGGGTCGGACTGCACGGCAACAACAAATCTGTGGCCGAGCTCGAATATGCACTCGACTACGGTGTGGGACGGATCTTCGTCGACAGCCTCGACGAGATCTCCCTGCTCGAATCGATCGCGGCCGCCAAGGGCACCGTTGCCCCGGTGATGCTGCGTGTCACGGTGGGAGTGGAGGCCCACACCCACGATTTCATCGCCACAGCGCATGAGGACCAGAAATTCGGTCTCTCCGTCTCCGCCGGAACCGCAGCGAGGGCCGCCGAGGCCGTGGCGAACTCATCGCATCTGCGTTTCGACGGCCTCCACTCGCATATCGGCTCGCAGATCTTCGACATCTCCGGCTTCCAGGTTGCTGCCGCCCGTGTCCTGGCTCTGCGAGCAGAGATCATGGCCGAACATGGTGTCGATCTGCCCGATGTCGATCTGGGAGGTGGCTTCGGAATCCGCTACACCTCACAGGACACCCCCATTCCGGTGGCTGAGATGGCTCGGGAGCTCGCCGAAGTGGTCGCCAAGGAGTGCCGCGGACTGGGCACGAATGTGCCGCGGATCTCCATCGAGCCCGGACGCGCGATCGTGTCACCGTCCATGTTCACCCTCTACCGGGTCGGCACCGTCAAAGACGTCGACACCGATAATGGCGTGCGCACCTACGTCGCCGTCGACGGGGGGATGAGCGACAACATTCGGACAGCTCTCTACGATGCTGACTATTCGTGTACCTTGGCCAATCGGAACTCCAGTTCCGAACCTGCCATCGTGCGCGTCGTGGGCAAGCACTGCGAATCCGGTGACATCATCGTCCGAGACGAATACATGGGATCCGATGTGTCCTCCGGCGACCTCGTCGCAGTCCCGAGCACCGGTGCCTACTGCCGGTCACTGGCCAATAACTACAACCACCTGCCCAAACCGGGGGTCCTGGCCGTGACAACGGATAAGGTTGAGTGGATCGTGACGCCCGAGGACTACTCTCAGATGTTGCGCAGCGATCCGGGAATGAACGTTTGAGAGCGGGTATGAGTGCCATTGAAGACAGCGAAAAGGTGAACTAATGCAGGCTTTGAAAGTTGCCATGCTCGGATGTGGAGTCGTCGGCACCGAGGTCGCCACCCGTATCCAGAACCGGAGCGAGGCTCTGGCCGAACGGATCGGTGCGCCTCTGAAACTGAGCGCAATCGTCGTCCGCGACACCTCGAAGCAGCGCCCGGGGATCGACCCGAGCCTGCTGACGACAGATGCGGAGGCGGCCATCGCCGACGCCGATATCGTCATCGAGCTGATGGGAGGCATCGAGCCTGCCAAAACGCTCATCCGCTCGGCACTCGACCATGGCTCCTCCGTCGTCACCGCCAACAAGGCTCTGCTGGCTGCCAACTACGGTGAGCTCATGTCTGCGGCAGACGCGGCCGGTGTCCGTCTCGAGCACGAAGCCGCCGTCGCCGGTGCCATTCCCATCATCCGTCCCGTCGGCGACTCGCTGGCAGGGGACCGGATCGACCGAATCATGGGCATCGTCAACGGCACCACCAACTACATCCTCGACCAGATGGATTCCGAAGGCTGGAGCTTCGACGAAGCGCTCACGACCGCGCAGGAGCTGGGATACGCCGAGGCGGACCCAAGCGCTGACATCGGTGGCCATGATGCCGCTGCGAAGGCCGCGATTCTTTCGTCGCTGGCGTTCCACGCTCCGGTCTCGATCGACGATGTCCACGTTGAAGGCATCGAAGAAATCACGCCGGAGATGGTCGCCACGGCTCGGGACCAGGGATTCGTCATCAAACTCCTCGCCGTCTGCGAACGCGTCAGCGAATCGCCCGCCGGGCCGGGGCTGTCCGCTCGCGTCTACCCGGCGCTGCTGGGACGCAGTCACCCTCTTGCAACAGTGCGCGGAGCCTACAACGCGGTCTTCATCGAGGCCGAGGCTGCTGGGTCACTGATGTTCTACGGGCAGGGCGCCGGCGGCGAACCGACCGCGTCTGCGGTCCTCGGCGATGTGGTGTCCGTGGCCCGTCGCAAGGTTCTCGGTGGTCGGGGCCAGTATGAGCGTCCCTTCCACGAGGACTCGACGATCCTGCCGATATCGGCGATCACCACCCGATACCACATCACGCTCGACGTGGTCGATCGCCCGGGTGTCCTCGCCGCAGTCTCCGAGATCTTCTCCGACGAGGGCGCATCGATCGAACTCATGCGCCAGACCGTGGGAGAGGTCGACGACCAGGGCACTCAGCACGCGAAGCTCGTGCTCGCCACCCACTCGAACACCGACGCGATCCTGCGGGAGACGGTCGACCGCCTCGGCGGCCTCACCGTGGTGCGCGCCGTCAAATCCGTGATCCGTGTAGAAGGACAGTGAGAATGACCGAGTTTCCCAAAAAGCAGTGGCAGGGCGTTGTCGAGGAATATCGCAGCCTTCTCAATATTGCCGAGACCACACCGGCTGTGACTCTGGGCGAAGGCGGGACACCGCTCATTCACGCGGAGAAGCTCAGTGAGCTCACCGGAGCGAACGTGTGGGTGAAGTACGAAGGCCTCAACCCGACAGCGTCTTTCAAAGACCGGGGCATGACGATGGCCATCACGAAGGCCGTGGCTCAGGGTGCGAAAGCCGTGATCTGCGCCTCGACAGGCAACACCTCGGCCTCGGCAGCGGCCTACGCCACCAAGGCTGGACTCACCTGTGCCGTGCTCGTGCCCACCGGCAAGATTGCTCCGGGCAAGATGAGCCAGGCCATCGCCCATGGGGCCACGCTGCTTGAAGTTGATGGAAACTTCGACGACTGCCTGACTCTGTGCCGGAAGCTCTCCGAGTCCTACCCAGTTCACCTCGTCAACTCCGTCAACCCGGATCGCATCGAGGGACAGAAGACCGCGTCCTTCGAAGTTGTCGACGTCCTGGGCGACGCCCCCGACATCCACGTGCTGCCTGTGGGCAATGCCGGCAATATCACCGCGTATTGGAAGGGGTACCGCCAGTATCAAGAAATCGGAGCCGCCACGCGCCTGCCGCAGATGTGGGGCTTCCAAGCCGCCGGTTCGGCACCGATCGTGCTCGGCCACCCCGTCGACGAACCCGATACGATCGCCACGGCCATCCGGATCGGCAATCCGGCCAGCTGGCAGCAGGCCGTCGAGGCCCGCGATTCCTCCGGTGGAGTCATCGATTCGGTCACCGACGATGAAATCCTGCGCGCGCACAAGATCCTGTCCCGGGAAGAGGGAATCTTCGTCGAACCCGGTTCGGCCTCTTCGGTGGCTGGTCTGCTGAAGATGTCCGAGGCGGGCAAGGTCCCTGCCGGGGCGACGATCGCGGTCACCGTGACCGGTCACGGCCTCAAAGATCCCAGCTGGGCACTGCACACGGCTGACGGTTCCGAGATCGAGCCGAAGCGGGTCTCCGTCGACGCCGTCAGCGCGGCACGGGCTCTCGGGCTCGAAGACAGGTGAGCGTGAGGATCCAGATCGAGGTTCCGGCGACCTCGGCGAACCTGGGCCCCGGTTATGATGCCTTCGGCCTTGCTCTCGGGATCTTCGATACGCTGACTCTGACGATCCATGATGACCCTGTCGACCCCAGCACCTGCGTGAGCGTGACGGGGGAGAGCGCTGAGACGCTGCCGACGGATCGGTCCCATCTCATCATGCGGGTGATCGGCGATGTGCTCAATGCAGAGTATCCGGAGGCCCCCGCCGGCCTGGGGGAGCGGCTCAGCTTGGAATGTGTCAACCGGATACCCCATTCTCGCGGCCTTGGGTCCTCCGCGGCGGCGATCGTGGGCGCCATTGCGCTGGCCGGTGAGGTCGGCGCTCACGCCGGAGGTCCGAAGCTGAGCAGGCAGCGTGTGCTTGAGCTCGCCTCCGAACTCGAGGGCCACCCTGATAATGCGGCGCCTGCCGTCTCCGGGGGAGTGACCATCTCCCTGCCGGATCCTGCACGGTCGTGGCAGGTACCGGCCAACACCATCTCCGAGGTGACCGTGCTGGTGCCCGACGTGCGTCTGGACACGGAGATCGCTCGAAGCGTGATCCCTGCTTCCATCGAACATGAGGTCGCTGCAGAGAACTCCGCGCGGGCCGGACTGCTCATCCATGGCTTCGTCACCGATTCCTCGGTTCTGCTGGAGGCCACCGAGGATCGTCTGCACCAGGAATTTCGACGTGATGCGTATCCCGAGTCGATGTCGCTCGTCGATGCTCTGCGCGCCGAGGGTCTGCCCGCCGTGATCTCGGGTGCCGGACCCACCGTCCTCGTACTCGCGAGCACGGTTCCCCCGGCACTGGTCTCAGAAGCGGTGACACTCATTCACACCTCCATTGACCTCGGCGGATATCGCCTCAAAGAAATGAACCAGCCATCGGATTCGCGTGAACGCCGTTGAGCACGTAAACTAAGAGTGTTCCGTCAGTGATCGGATTCTGCGGTATGTATCGCGAATCCACTGTCTTTTCACAAATTCTGGAACGTCTCCTGCTCATTCTTAGGCAGGTTATCTTTCACAATGCACCGTCAATGGTGTTTCCGTCGCCGTGAGTAAACGGCTCTTGCCGCACGGCCGAAAGAGGGAGAAGGACCTTCGTGTCTGAAACCACTACTCAAGATTCCACACCACGCACCGGCAGTCTGACCGCTTTGCGTCTGCCCCAGCTCCAGGAAATGGCAGCGGGACTCGGGATCAAAGGGTACCGTCGACTTCGCAAAGGCGAACTGATCGACGCCATCAACAACCACAATGGCGCACAGGGCGGTTCGGGGCAGGTTCAAGCAGCCCCGAAGACCGCACCGGCCGCTTCCGCAGCTCCCGAGAAGGAAGTCAAGGAAGACAAGCGCGATTCCAACGAAGCGCCCGCAGAAGCCAATCGGCGGCAGGCTCGTCGCAGTGCAGCTGCGACGTCTGACGATGACGCCACCGCCTCGCAGGGCGAAGCTGCTGCAGCGAATTCGGCTGAGGCCTCCACTGTCGCCGAAACGCCGACCACAGACGACAATTCGTCCGATTCGACTGGTGAGCCCGACAAGCAGCGTTCGCGTCGCAGTCGTTCGCGCTCACGTGGCGCCGAGGCCCAGAACGAGGACACCGGACACAGCTCCGATGACTCGGGTGAGCGGGCGGACCGCAACGATCACGGAAACGGCCGCGCTCGTCAGAACGATGACAACGACCGCGGGAATGATCGCAACAGTGACCGCAATGATCGCAACAACGATCGTGGAAACGGTCGCAATCGTCAGAACGACGACAGCGACCGTAACGATCGCAACAGTGACCGTAACGATCGCAGCAGTGACCGTAACGATCGTGGAAACGGTCGCAATCGTCAGAACGACGACAGCGACCGTAACGATCGCAGCAGTGACCGTAACGATCGTGGAAACGGCCGCAATCGTCGGAACGACGACAACGACCGCAACAACGATCAACGGGGTCGCAACAACAACGACGACGACGACCGTGGCAACCGTCGCGGACGCGGTCGTGACCGTGACCGCAAACGTCGCGGAGGACGCGGCAACGACGAGCCCGAGATCCGCAATGATGACGTGCTCATCCCCGTCGGCGGTATCCTCGACGTGCATGACAACTACGCGTTCCTGCGCACCTCGGGTTACCTGCCTGGCCCCAACGACGTCTATGTCTCGGCCTCGATGGTGCGCAAGAACCAGCTGCGCAAGGGCGACGCCGTCGCCGGCGCCATCCGCCAGCCTCGCGATAACGACCGCAACAGCAAGCGTGAGAAGTTCGACGCCCTGGTGCGACTGGACTCTGTCAATGGTCTGACCGTTGACGAAGCCCGCAGCCGTGTCGAGTTCTCGAAGCTGACTCCGCTCTACCCGCAGGAGAGGATGCGCCTCGAGACCACCTCGAAGCAGCATTCGACACGGCTCATCGACCTTGTGACTCCGATCGGCAAGGGCCAGCGTGGTCTCATCGTGGCGCCGCCCAAGGCGGGCAAGACGATGATCATGCAGCAGGTCGCCAATGCGATCACCGAGAACAATCCGGAAGTCCACCTGATGGTCGTCCTCGTCGACGAACGTCCCGAGGAAGTCACGGACATGCAGCGTGCGGTGAAAGGCGAAGTCATCGCTTCGACCTTCGACCGTCCGGCCGATGATCACACGACGATCGCCGAACTGGCGATCGAGCGGGCCAAGCGTCTTGTCGAAATGGGTTCTGACGTCGTCGTGCTTCTCGACAACATCACGCGCCTCGGCCGCGCCTACAACATTGCGCAGCCGGCCTCGGGCCGCATCCTCTCCGGTGGTGTCGACGCGAACGCGCTCTACCCGCCGAAGCGTTTCTTCGGTGCAGCCCGCAACATCGAAAACGGCGGCTCGCTGACCATTTTGGCCACAGCCCTCGTCGAGACCGGTTCCAAGATGGACGAGGTCATCTTCGAAGAGTTCAAGGGCACCGGCAACATGGAGCTGCGTCTGTCGCGCCAGCTCGCCGACAAGCGCATCTTCCCGGCCGTCGACGTCAACGCGTCGAGCACCCGCCGCGAAGAGATGCTGATGACCACTGAAGAGATGAAGGTCATGTGGCAGCTTCGTCGCGTGTTGTCCGGACTCGAGCAGCAGCAAGCTGTCGAACTCCTCATGTCGAAGCTGAAGGAAACCGGCTCGAACGTCGAATTCCTGATGCAGGTGCAGAAGACGACGCCCATGCAAAAGTCCGCCACCGACAACAACTGAGATGGCCGACGATGACACCCTCACGGCCAGCGTCAGCGCACTGCTCGACGAGCATGCACGTCTGCAGTCGGAACTCTCCGATCCTGCAGTGCACGCTGACGCTGGCCGCGCCAAGAAGCTGACCAGGCGCTACGCAGAACTCGACAAGGTCGCTGTGACCGCTCGTCGGTTCGCCCAGCTCGAAGACGATGCCGCCGCCGCGGAAGAGCTCGCGGCCGACGATGCCGAATTCGGCGCTGAGGCCACACGCCTGCACGAGGAAGCCTCGGACGTCGAGGCCGAACTCAGAGACCTCTTGGTTCCCAGCGACCCCGACGATGCACGCGATGCGATCATCGAGATCAAAGCTGGTGAGGGTGGCGACGAATCCGCGCTGTTCGCAGGAGATCTTCTGCGGATGTACCAGCGCTGGATCGACTCGCGCGGATGGTCCTCGCAGATCCTGGATGCCACGCATTCTGACCTCGGAGGCTACAAAGACGTGACCCTGGCACTGAAGGCCAAGGATGACGGTGCCTACGGGTGGGTGAAGTTCGAAGGTGGTGTCCACAGGGTCCAACGCGTGCCCGTGACCGAATCCCAAGGACGCATCCATACCTCGGCTGCTGGCGTGCTCGTGTTTCCGGAAGTGGACGAGCCGGAAGAAGTGGCGCTCGATGACAACGATCTGCGCATCGATGTCTACCGATCTTCGGGCCCCGGCGGTCAGTCCGTGAACACGACGGACTCCGCCGTGCGTATCACCCATGTGCCGACGGGCATCACCGCCAGCTGTCAGAACGAGAAATCGCAGCTGCAGAACAAGGAAGCAGCACTGCGGATGCTGCGCGCCCGCATCCTGGCCAAACAGGCCGAGGAAGCCGCAGCCGAGGCCGCGGACATTCGACGGTCCCAGGTTCGCACGGTTGACCGTTCGGAACGCATCCGCACCTACAATTTCCCCGAGAACCGGATCACGGATCATCGGACTGGGTACAAAGCCTACAACCTTGACCAGGTTCTCGCCGGCGACCTCGACCCTGTCATCGGTTCCTGCCGTGAGGCTGACAAAACAGCACGACTCGACGCGCTGGGAGACTGACCTGAATCCGCGCCCGCCCGCTTCTGAAGAGGACGTGTCGACGGTGCTGCGCGGGGCCTCCCAGCTGCTGGCCGACGCCGATGTACCCAATCCCGACCCTGACTCCGCGGCTCTACTCGCCCACGCATGGGGAATCGACGCCTCCGACCTGGCGCGCAAACGCCTCTTCGGCGAGTCTGTTCCCGCCGGAGTCACCGAAGTCTTCGCACAACTCGTCGACCGGCGGCGTCAGCGGGTCCCACTACAGCACATCATCGGAGTCGCAGCGTTTCGTCACCTCGAACTGCAGGTCGGTCCTGGAGTCTTCGTCCCCCGGCCCGAGACTGAGCTCCTCGTCACAGAGGTCCTCGAGGAGCTGGACAGGCAACAGAACGCACACGAGGGCTTAGTCATCGATCTGTGCTCCGGTTCGGGCGCGATAACGCTCTCCCTGGCCACCGAACATCCGCGGCTGGCCATCATCGGCGTCGAGTCCGAAGCCGAGGCCCTGAACTGGTCGCTGAAGAATCTGGCGTCGGTCAACCTCGGCGATTCGAGAGTCGAGCTGATCCGCGGTGACGCGACGAGATTCGCCGATGACCGACCAGACCTGTGGGGCAGGGCCGACGTCGTCGTGACCAACCCTCCCTACGTGCCCGATGACGCTGTGCCCCGCGATGCCGAGGTACGCGAACATGATCCGGCTGCCGCTCTCTACGGAGGTTCGACGGGCTTGGAAATCCCGCGACTCATCCTGTTGCAGGCGGAGAAGTTGCTGCGTCCCGGTGGATTCTTCATCATGGAACATTCCGAAGAGCAGGGTCCGCAAGCCTGTGAACTCATCATGTCCACGGCCAGTCTCAGGCGGGCCGCAACCTACCCGGACTACACTGGACGCGACCGCTACACGGTGGCACATCGTGTGACAGGGGTCGACCTGTGACCATGGACCACCCGGTTCGGGCTACTGACCACCATGATTCGAAACGGAGAATTCGTGTCGAGACGATTCGACGTCACCCAAAGCGACATCCGTGATCTTGTCCTTGACGAATGTGCCAGGGTCAGCGAAACGGGCAATCTGCTCGTCATTCCCACGGACACCGTGTACGGCATCGCCGCAGACGCGTTCAGCGCCTCAGCCGTCTCCGCTCTGCTTGCAGCGAAGGGACGCGGACGCGACATGCCGCCGCCGGTTCTCGTCCCCCGAGCG
This window harbors:
- the thrC gene encoding threonine synthase; translated protein: MTEFPKKQWQGVVEEYRSLLNIAETTPAVTLGEGGTPLIHAEKLSELTGANVWVKYEGLNPTASFKDRGMTMAITKAVAQGAKAVICASTGNTSASAAAYATKAGLTCAVLVPTGKIAPGKMSQAIAHGATLLEVDGNFDDCLTLCRKLSESYPVHLVNSVNPDRIEGQKTASFEVVDVLGDAPDIHVLPVGNAGNITAYWKGYRQYQEIGAATRLPQMWGFQAAGSAPIVLGHPVDEPDTIATAIRIGNPASWQQAVEARDSSGGVIDSVTDDEILRAHKILSREEGIFVEPGSASSVAGLLKMSEAGKVPAGATIAVTVTGHGLKDPSWALHTADGSEIEPKRVSVDAVSAARALGLEDR
- the thrB gene encoding homoserine kinase, which gives rise to MRIQIEVPATSANLGPGYDAFGLALGIFDTLTLTIHDDPVDPSTCVSVTGESAETLPTDRSHLIMRVIGDVLNAEYPEAPAGLGERLSLECVNRIPHSRGLGSSAAAIVGAIALAGEVGAHAGGPKLSRQRVLELASELEGHPDNAAPAVSGGVTISLPDPARSWQVPANTISEVTVLVPDVRLDTEIARSVIPASIEHEVAAENSARAGLLIHGFVTDSSVLLEATEDRLHQEFRRDAYPESMSLVDALRAEGLPAVISGAGPTVLVLASTVPPALVSEAVTLIHTSIDLGGYRLKEMNQPSDSRERR
- the rho gene encoding transcription termination factor Rho, which codes for MSETTTQDSTPRTGSLTALRLPQLQEMAAGLGIKGYRRLRKGELIDAINNHNGAQGGSGQVQAAPKTAPAASAAPEKEVKEDKRDSNEAPAEANRRQARRSAAATSDDDATASQGEAAAANSAEASTVAETPTTDDNSSDSTGEPDKQRSRRSRSRSRGAEAQNEDTGHSSDDSGERADRNDHGNGRARQNDDNDRGNDRNSDRNDRNNDRGNGRNRQNDDSDRNDRNSDRNDRSSDRNDRGNGRNRQNDDSDRNDRSSDRNDRGNGRNRRNDDNDRNNDQRGRNNNDDDDRGNRRGRGRDRDRKRRGGRGNDEPEIRNDDVLIPVGGILDVHDNYAFLRTSGYLPGPNDVYVSASMVRKNQLRKGDAVAGAIRQPRDNDRNSKREKFDALVRLDSVNGLTVDEARSRVEFSKLTPLYPQERMRLETTSKQHSTRLIDLVTPIGKGQRGLIVAPPKAGKTMIMQQVANAITENNPEVHLMVVLVDERPEEVTDMQRAVKGEVIASTFDRPADDHTTIAELAIERAKRLVEMGSDVVVLLDNITRLGRAYNIAQPASGRILSGGVDANALYPPKRFFGAARNIENGGSLTILATALVETGSKMDEVIFEEFKGTGNMELRLSRQLADKRIFPAVDVNASSTRREEMLMTTEEMKVMWQLRRVLSGLEQQQAVELLMSKLKETGSNVEFLMQVQKTTPMQKSATDNN
- the prfA gene encoding peptide chain release factor 1; translated protein: MADDDTLTASVSALLDEHARLQSELSDPAVHADAGRAKKLTRRYAELDKVAVTARRFAQLEDDAAAAEELAADDAEFGAEATRLHEEASDVEAELRDLLVPSDPDDARDAIIEIKAGEGGDESALFAGDLLRMYQRWIDSRGWSSQILDATHSDLGGYKDVTLALKAKDDGAYGWVKFEGGVHRVQRVPVTESQGRIHTSAAGVLVFPEVDEPEEVALDDNDLRIDVYRSSGPGGQSVNTTDSAVRITHVPTGITASCQNEKSQLQNKEAALRMLRARILAKQAEEAAAEAADIRRSQVRTVDRSERIRTYNFPENRITDHRTGYKAYNLDQVLAGDLDPVIGSCREADKTARLDALGD
- the prmC gene encoding peptide chain release factor N(5)-glutamine methyltransferase: MSTVLRGASQLLADADVPNPDPDSAALLAHAWGIDASDLARKRLFGESVPAGVTEVFAQLVDRRRQRVPLQHIIGVAAFRHLELQVGPGVFVPRPETELLVTEVLEELDRQQNAHEGLVIDLCSGSGAITLSLATEHPRLAIIGVESEAEALNWSLKNLASVNLGDSRVELIRGDATRFADDRPDLWGRADVVVTNPPYVPDDAVPRDAEVREHDPAAALYGGSTGLEIPRLILLQAEKLLRPGGFFIMEHSEEQGPQACELIMSTASLRRAATYPDYTGRDRYTVAHRVTGVDL